A region from the Onthophagus taurus isolate NC chromosome 8, IU_Otau_3.0, whole genome shotgun sequence genome encodes:
- the LOC111425272 gene encoding mucin-4 isoform X6 has translation MVYKNTVTILILTLIGFASAQRKISRNSQPVEETKPEVNFHCPEEFGYYPHPTDCTLYHVCFFGRPVLESCTGGLMYSPELQTCDWPRNVGCDGSSDVSVTSIVSSSSIPSRSSESRTRYTAPPPPPPAQPAAIVTSRGQPKSLHHTEIIKQPRYYDDDDDEPISDQISDRQQRINRGQPKKVSDVQRDRDGLGLANAIPSYSGRGEKISSISFGTQQQNLNTYRVEEASVVPQKAPTITSAKSYNTSHYDSTQYDPYYNIYDEVELYRDVDYPQHYNTNNGGRQSSQTTYRGTPAPAIQVIPTQEDVSSKRHRTNIYIQNPYQTQDIYQQPTVSEYSDEAYVDDHTNYRQTSRQPTNPRGESYDLNYLEENATTKRTTTTARTTTTTTTTTTTTTPRLNPSPKSTTPTSSTQTVDINQTVPLTPSTTFDPLPDIDNDTISENSDTETNETSTLGSSGKGLANFISSSTTQPPAYHFITKASKSTPVASTPNYIENYTYRPRVRVHRKNRVIAPTTYAPPKFFLKSVFLSPSSTTTKYSTKYSTRYSPTTPPTTTTTILTTTTRFSTTSKPTSTTTNYIYPSFNVENLDNVDTSTIRQNRIIKTIRKFINPIAINNEFAGTTKNYEHPSREGISIENYVNRNFQDNFDDEYFEPNVTTSSRYVPIPTKSTTRTTTTTTTPKPTTTTPKPTTTPKPTTTPKPTTTTPQPTTTTSPKPITTTILPDLNQQPYDEPNLYVGPNEKKFRPTVEFPSPEDLLTRQDQPKLEPDLPQPYKPKPIVKPDSLTKPTLPTRTSRVNNAIKSLIALGGTRRPNTKCTDAKCNELNQRSHTRGRGSAHYSVSDTGVQVNRGTPPPRSRSTLKPSTSIVSKAQEFVDIYRFPPRRPDTIYPQPVPDKAAAKCRKDVCLLPDCSCGGKEIPGDIPVDQVPQIVLLTFDDSVNDLNKGLYSDLFEKGRVNPNGCPIAATFYVSHEWTDYSQVQNLYADGHEIASHTVSHSFGEQFTQKKWTKEVAGQREILAAYGGVKLEDVRGMRAPFLSVGGNKMFKMLYDSNFTYDSSMPIYENKPPSWPYTLDYKLFHDCMIPPCPTRSYPGVWEVPMVMWQDLNGGRCSMGDACSHPADADGVVKLLMKNFQRHYTTNRAPFGLFYHAAYFTKDHHKEGFIKFLDTINSLKDVWLVTNWQALQWVRDPTPISRLNGFQPFQCNYSDRPKRCNNPKVCNLWHKSGVRYMRTCQPCPDIYPWTGNTGIRSSKIDNDIED, from the exons ATGGTGTACAAAAACACCGTAACCATACTGATATTAACCCTAATCG GTTTCGCGTCTGCACAAAGAAAGATCAGCAGGAACTCGCAGCCCGTCGAGGAAACGAAACCGGAGGTGAATTTCCATTGTCCGGAAGAATTCGGATACTACCCACATCCGACCGATTGTACATTGTACCATGTATGCTTTTTCGGAAGGCCTGTATTGGAATCCTGCACTGGGGGATTAATGTACAGCCCCGAATTACAAACATGTGATTGGCCGAGAAATGTCGGTTGCGATGGTTCTTCCGACGTTTCAGTGACATCTATAGTATCTTCTTCGAGCATACCCAGCAGATCATCCGAATCTAGAACTAGATATACAGCTCCACCTCCTCCACCACCCGCTCAACCCGCAGCTATTGTGACATCTAGAGGACAACCGAAAAGTTTACACCACACCGAAATTATTAAG CAACCTCGCTATTACGACGACGATGATGACGAGCCGATCTCCGACCAAATTAGCGATAGACAACAAAGAATCAATCGGGGGCAACCGAAAAAGGTCAGCGACGTACAGAGGGATAGGGACGGATTAGGGTTGGCTAACGCTATTCCG TCGTACAGCGGTCGGGGAGAAAAAATTAGTTCGATTTCCTTCGGAACTCAACAACAGAACCTGAACACGTATAG AGTCGAAGAGGCCAGTGTCGTTCCGCAAAAAGCACCCACCATCACCTCCGCCAAAAGCTACAACACCAGTCACTACGACTCCACACAATATGATCCTTACTACAATATATATGATGAGGTCGAACTCTACAGAGATGTTG ATTATCCTCAACATTACAACACCAACAATGGTGGAAGACAATCTTCTCAAACAACGTACCGAGGAACGCCGGCACCTGCCATCCAAGTAATCCCAACTCAAGAAGATGTATCATCAAAACGGCACAGAACTAACATCTACATTCAAAATCCGTACCAAACTCAAGATATTTACCAACAACCCACTGTTTCAGAATACAGTGACGAAGCATAC GTTGACGATCACACCAATTACAGACAAACAAGTAGACAACCAACAAA cCCTAGGGGTGAGAGTTATGATCTCAATTACTTAGAGGAGAACGCCACCACGAAAAGAACTACAACTACCGCTAGAACTACCACTACTActaccaccaccaccacaaCGACGACCCCGCGATTAAATCCTAGCCCAAAGAGCACGACTCCAACAAG CTCAACACAAACAGTGGATATAAACCAAACCGTACCGCTCACACCATCCACAACCTTCGATCCTCTCCCAGACATAGACAATGACACAATAAGCGAGAACAGTGATACAGAGACAAACGAAACTAGCACGCTTGGGTCTAGTGGGAAAGggttagcaaattttatttcatccaGCACCACACAGCCGCCAGCTTATCACTTTATTACCAAAGCGTCTAAGTCAACTCCAGTTGCTTCGACCCCTAATTATATAGAGAACTATACTTATAGACCTAGGGTTAGAGTGCACAGAAAAAATAGGGTCATTGCGCCGACCACTTATGCACCACCAAAATTCTTTCTTAAATCTGTCTTTCTATCGCCTTCTTCAACTACTACTAAGTATTCTACAAAGTATTCAACAAGATATTCCCCAACCACCCCACCCACTACCACCACCACTATTTTAACAACAACAACTAGATTTAGTACTACTTCAAAACCCACATCAACAACTACTAACTATATTTATCCATCATTTAACGTAGAAAATTTGGATAACGTAGATACTAGCACAATTAGACAAAACAGGATCATCAAAACAATCAGGAAATTCATAAACCCCATTGCTATTAATAACGAATTCGCGGGTACGACTAAAAATTACGAACACCCGAGTCGCGAAGGTATTTCTATTGAGAATTACGTCAACAGAAACTTTCAGGATAATTTCGATGACGAATATTTTGAACCTAATGTTACGACTTCGAGCAGGTACGTTCCGATTCCAACCAAATCGacaactagaactaccacaaCAACTACAACACCAAAACCTACGACGACAACACCAAAACCTACAACGACACCAAAACCTACAACGACACCCAAAC CTACGACGACAACACCACAACCTACGACTACAACCTCTCCAAAACCAATTACAACCACAATTCTTCCTGACTTAAATCAACAACCTTACGACGAACCAAATTTGTATGTTGGACcgaatgaaaagaaatttagaCCGACTGTAGAATTTCCAAGTCCAGAGGACTTATTAACTCGACAGGACCAACCGAAACTCGAACCAGATCTTCCACAACCTTACAAACCAAAACCAATCGTGAAACCGGACTCGTTGACCAAACCAACCCTCCCAACTAGAACGTCCCGGGTAAATAATGCCATAAAGTCGTTGATAGCTCTCGGCGGAACGCGCAGGCCGAACACCAAATGTACCGATGCTAAATGCAACGAACTGAACCAGAG ATCTCACACCAGGGGTAGAGGTTCTGCCCATTACAGTGTTAGTGATACTGGAGTACAAGTTAATAGAGGAACACCACCACC GCGCAGTCGATCAACTCTAAAACCATCAACATCTATCGTTTCTAAAGCCCAAGAATTTGTTGATATATACAGATTCCCACCTCGACGCCCAGATACAATTTATCCCCAACCAGTTCCAGATAAAGCAGCAGCAAAATGTAGAAAAGATGTTTGTTTATTACCAGATTGCAGTTGTGGCGGAAAAGAAATACCCG GAGATATACCTGTCGATCAAGTGCCGCAAATTGTACTATTGACATTTGACGACTCCGTTAATGATTTGAACAAGGGACTCTATAGCGATCTTTTCGAAAAGGGAAGGGTGAATCCTAACGGTTGTCCGATCGCAGCTACCTTCTACGTTTCCCACGAGTGGACCGATTACAGTCAGGTTCAGAACTTATACGCTGACGGCCACGAAATCGCTTCACATACCGTTTC GCATAGTTTTGGAGAACAATTTACCCAAAAGAAATGGACTAAAGAAGTCGCTGGACAAAGAGAGATTTTAGCAGCTTATGGAGGTGTTAAACTAGAAGATGTCCGAGGAATGAGAGCCCCCTTCTTATCT gTTGGTGGCaacaaaatgttcaaaatgttatacGACTCCAACTTTACCTACGACTCTTCCATGCCTATTTATGAAAACAAACCACCCAGTTGGCCTTACACTCTGGATTACAAACTTTTCCACGACTGCATGATCCCACCTTGCCCCACAAGATCATACCCGGGAGTATGGGAAGTCCCCATGGTGATGTGGCAAGATTTAAACGGCGGACGATGCTCGATGGGCGATGCTTGCAGTCACCCCGCTGACGCTGACGGAGTCgtcaaattattaatgaaaaacttCCAAAGGCATTACACAACGAATCGTGCCCCATTCGGGTTGTTTTATCACGCCGCTTACTTTACTAAGGACCACCACAAAGaaggatttattaaattcttgGATACTATCAATTCTTTGAAGGACGTTTGGTTGGTTACTAATTGGCAAGCTCTCCAATGGGTAAGGGATCCTACACCGATTTCGAGATTAAATGGTTTCCAACCTTTCCAATGCAATTACAGC GATCGTCCAAAGAGATGTAATAATCCGAAGGTGTGCAATTTGTGGCATAAATCTGGAGTGAGATATATGAGAACTTGCCAACCATGCCCCGATATTTACCCGTGGACTGGAAACACGGGAATACGCAGTAGTAAAATAGATAATGATATTGAAGATTAA
- the LOC111425272 gene encoding mucin-4 isoform X4, with protein MVYKNTVTILILTLIGFASAQRKISRNSQPVEETKPEVNFHCPEEFGYYPHPTDCTLYHVCFFGRPVLESCTGGLMYSPELQTCDWPRNVGCDGSSDVSVTSIVSSSSIPSRSSESRTRYTAPPPPPPAQPAAIVTSRGQPKSLHHTEIIKQPRYYDDDDDEPISDQISDRQQRINRGQPKKVSDVQRDRDGLGLANAIPSYSGRGEKISSISFGTQQQNLNTYRVEEASVVPQKAPTITSAKSYNTSHYDSTQYDPYYNIYDEVELYRDVDYPQHYNTNNGGRQSSQTTYRGTPAPAIQVIPTQEDVSSKRHRTNIYIQNPYQTQDIYQQPTVSEYSDEAYVDDHTNYRQTSRQPTNPRGESYDLNYLEENATTKRTTTTARTTTTTTTTTTTTTPRLNPSPKSTTPTSSTQTVDINQTVPLTPSTTFDPLPDIDNDTISENSDTETNETSTLGSSGKGLANFISSSTTQPPAYHFITKASKSTPVASTPNYIENYTYRPRVRVHRKNRVIAPTTYAPPKFFLKSVFLSPSSTTTKYSTKYSTRYSPTTPPTTTTTILTTTTRFSTTSKPTSTTTNYIYPSFNVENLDNVDTSTIRQNRIIKTIRKFINPIAINNEFAGTTKNYEHPSREGISIENYVNRNFQDNFDDEYFEPNVTTSSRYVPIPTKSTTRTTTTTTTPKPTTTTPKPTTTPKPTTTTPKPTTTTPQPTTTTSPKPITTTILPDLNQQPYDEPNLYVGPNEKKFRPTVEFPSPEDLLTRQDQPKLEPDLPQPYKPKPIVKPDSLTKPTLPTRTSRVNNAIKSLIALGGTRRPNTKCTDAKCNELNQRSHTRGRGSAHYSVSDTGVQVNRGTPPPRSRSTLKPSTSIVSKAQEFVDIYRFPPRRPDTIYPQPVPDKAAAKCRKDVCLLPDCSCGGKEIPGDIPVDQVPQIVLLTFDDSVNDLNKGLYSDLFEKGRVNPNGCPIAATFYVSHEWTDYSQVQNLYADGHEIASHTVSHSFGEQFTQKKWTKEVAGQREILAAYGGVKLEDVRGMRAPFLSVGGNKMFKMLYDSNFTYDSSMPIYENKPPSWPYTLDYKLFHDCMIPPCPTRSYPGVWEVPMVMWQDLNGGRCSMGDACSHPADADGVVKLLMKNFQRHYTTNRAPFGLFYHAAYFTKDHHKEGFIKFLDTINSLKDVWLVTNWQALQWVRDPTPISRLNGFQPFQCNYSDRPKRCNNPKVCNLWHKSGVRYMRTCQPCPDIYPWTGNTGIRSSKIDNDIED; from the exons ATGGTGTACAAAAACACCGTAACCATACTGATATTAACCCTAATCG GTTTCGCGTCTGCACAAAGAAAGATCAGCAGGAACTCGCAGCCCGTCGAGGAAACGAAACCGGAGGTGAATTTCCATTGTCCGGAAGAATTCGGATACTACCCACATCCGACCGATTGTACATTGTACCATGTATGCTTTTTCGGAAGGCCTGTATTGGAATCCTGCACTGGGGGATTAATGTACAGCCCCGAATTACAAACATGTGATTGGCCGAGAAATGTCGGTTGCGATGGTTCTTCCGACGTTTCAGTGACATCTATAGTATCTTCTTCGAGCATACCCAGCAGATCATCCGAATCTAGAACTAGATATACAGCTCCACCTCCTCCACCACCCGCTCAACCCGCAGCTATTGTGACATCTAGAGGACAACCGAAAAGTTTACACCACACCGAAATTATTAAG CAACCTCGCTATTACGACGACGATGATGACGAGCCGATCTCCGACCAAATTAGCGATAGACAACAAAGAATCAATCGGGGGCAACCGAAAAAGGTCAGCGACGTACAGAGGGATAGGGACGGATTAGGGTTGGCTAACGCTATTCCG TCGTACAGCGGTCGGGGAGAAAAAATTAGTTCGATTTCCTTCGGAACTCAACAACAGAACCTGAACACGTATAG AGTCGAAGAGGCCAGTGTCGTTCCGCAAAAAGCACCCACCATCACCTCCGCCAAAAGCTACAACACCAGTCACTACGACTCCACACAATATGATCCTTACTACAATATATATGATGAGGTCGAACTCTACAGAGATGTTG ATTATCCTCAACATTACAACACCAACAATGGTGGAAGACAATCTTCTCAAACAACGTACCGAGGAACGCCGGCACCTGCCATCCAAGTAATCCCAACTCAAGAAGATGTATCATCAAAACGGCACAGAACTAACATCTACATTCAAAATCCGTACCAAACTCAAGATATTTACCAACAACCCACTGTTTCAGAATACAGTGACGAAGCATAC GTTGACGATCACACCAATTACAGACAAACAAGTAGACAACCAACAAA cCCTAGGGGTGAGAGTTATGATCTCAATTACTTAGAGGAGAACGCCACCACGAAAAGAACTACAACTACCGCTAGAACTACCACTACTActaccaccaccaccacaaCGACGACCCCGCGATTAAATCCTAGCCCAAAGAGCACGACTCCAACAAG CTCAACACAAACAGTGGATATAAACCAAACCGTACCGCTCACACCATCCACAACCTTCGATCCTCTCCCAGACATAGACAATGACACAATAAGCGAGAACAGTGATACAGAGACAAACGAAACTAGCACGCTTGGGTCTAGTGGGAAAGggttagcaaattttatttcatccaGCACCACACAGCCGCCAGCTTATCACTTTATTACCAAAGCGTCTAAGTCAACTCCAGTTGCTTCGACCCCTAATTATATAGAGAACTATACTTATAGACCTAGGGTTAGAGTGCACAGAAAAAATAGGGTCATTGCGCCGACCACTTATGCACCACCAAAATTCTTTCTTAAATCTGTCTTTCTATCGCCTTCTTCAACTACTACTAAGTATTCTACAAAGTATTCAACAAGATATTCCCCAACCACCCCACCCACTACCACCACCACTATTTTAACAACAACAACTAGATTTAGTACTACTTCAAAACCCACATCAACAACTACTAACTATATTTATCCATCATTTAACGTAGAAAATTTGGATAACGTAGATACTAGCACAATTAGACAAAACAGGATCATCAAAACAATCAGGAAATTCATAAACCCCATTGCTATTAATAACGAATTCGCGGGTACGACTAAAAATTACGAACACCCGAGTCGCGAAGGTATTTCTATTGAGAATTACGTCAACAGAAACTTTCAGGATAATTTCGATGACGAATATTTTGAACCTAATGTTACGACTTCGAGCAGGTACGTTCCGATTCCAACCAAATCGacaactagaactaccacaaCAACTACAACACCAAAACCTACGACGACAACACCAAAACCTACAACGACACCAAAAC CTACGACGACAACTCCAAAACCTACGACGACAACACCACAACCTACGACTACAACCTCTCCAAAACCAATTACAACCACAATTCTTCCTGACTTAAATCAACAACCTTACGACGAACCAAATTTGTATGTTGGACcgaatgaaaagaaatttagaCCGACTGTAGAATTTCCAAGTCCAGAGGACTTATTAACTCGACAGGACCAACCGAAACTCGAACCAGATCTTCCACAACCTTACAAACCAAAACCAATCGTGAAACCGGACTCGTTGACCAAACCAACCCTCCCAACTAGAACGTCCCGGGTAAATAATGCCATAAAGTCGTTGATAGCTCTCGGCGGAACGCGCAGGCCGAACACCAAATGTACCGATGCTAAATGCAACGAACTGAACCAGAG ATCTCACACCAGGGGTAGAGGTTCTGCCCATTACAGTGTTAGTGATACTGGAGTACAAGTTAATAGAGGAACACCACCACC GCGCAGTCGATCAACTCTAAAACCATCAACATCTATCGTTTCTAAAGCCCAAGAATTTGTTGATATATACAGATTCCCACCTCGACGCCCAGATACAATTTATCCCCAACCAGTTCCAGATAAAGCAGCAGCAAAATGTAGAAAAGATGTTTGTTTATTACCAGATTGCAGTTGTGGCGGAAAAGAAATACCCG GAGATATACCTGTCGATCAAGTGCCGCAAATTGTACTATTGACATTTGACGACTCCGTTAATGATTTGAACAAGGGACTCTATAGCGATCTTTTCGAAAAGGGAAGGGTGAATCCTAACGGTTGTCCGATCGCAGCTACCTTCTACGTTTCCCACGAGTGGACCGATTACAGTCAGGTTCAGAACTTATACGCTGACGGCCACGAAATCGCTTCACATACCGTTTC GCATAGTTTTGGAGAACAATTTACCCAAAAGAAATGGACTAAAGAAGTCGCTGGACAAAGAGAGATTTTAGCAGCTTATGGAGGTGTTAAACTAGAAGATGTCCGAGGAATGAGAGCCCCCTTCTTATCT gTTGGTGGCaacaaaatgttcaaaatgttatacGACTCCAACTTTACCTACGACTCTTCCATGCCTATTTATGAAAACAAACCACCCAGTTGGCCTTACACTCTGGATTACAAACTTTTCCACGACTGCATGATCCCACCTTGCCCCACAAGATCATACCCGGGAGTATGGGAAGTCCCCATGGTGATGTGGCAAGATTTAAACGGCGGACGATGCTCGATGGGCGATGCTTGCAGTCACCCCGCTGACGCTGACGGAGTCgtcaaattattaatgaaaaacttCCAAAGGCATTACACAACGAATCGTGCCCCATTCGGGTTGTTTTATCACGCCGCTTACTTTACTAAGGACCACCACAAAGaaggatttattaaattcttgGATACTATCAATTCTTTGAAGGACGTTTGGTTGGTTACTAATTGGCAAGCTCTCCAATGGGTAAGGGATCCTACACCGATTTCGAGATTAAATGGTTTCCAACCTTTCCAATGCAATTACAGC GATCGTCCAAAGAGATGTAATAATCCGAAGGTGTGCAATTTGTGGCATAAATCTGGAGTGAGATATATGAGAACTTGCCAACCATGCCCCGATATTTACCCGTGGACTGGAAACACGGGAATACGCAGTAGTAAAATAGATAATGATATTGAAGATTAA